In Salinarimonas sp., a genomic segment contains:
- a CDS encoding alpha/beta hydrolase: protein MKDVVVPRNLQERFTAPPGIAFDVFDAPDGLAIRWAAVAPEAPRATVVILPGFTEYIEAYFETIRDLLAAGIAVFAMDWPGQGGSGRYLADPEKAHAWGFEAHVAALRRFLETIVLPAETPGPLTLVGHSMGGQLVTRFLEEVPGIADAAALSAPAYAVGVDSPLPPGPTRIVVEIVNALGFGEAYALGAGPWEGQAKRREQLRPFLSTDPERAAILTRWTEINPPLRVGGATWGFGRSFIRSARTVVEPQRLARIGVPVLIGSAGKDAFTKSGLHGLVAESIPTARVITYPDAQHCLFLERDAIRGAWMEALIALATTGRLPG from the coding sequence CTCGCGATCCGCTGGGCGGCCGTCGCGCCGGAAGCCCCGCGGGCGACCGTGGTGATCCTGCCGGGCTTCACCGAGTACATCGAGGCCTATTTCGAGACGATCCGCGACCTGCTCGCCGCCGGGATCGCCGTCTTCGCCATGGACTGGCCGGGCCAGGGCGGCTCGGGCCGCTATCTCGCCGACCCCGAGAAGGCGCATGCCTGGGGCTTCGAGGCGCATGTCGCCGCGCTCCGGCGCTTCCTCGAGACGATCGTTCTACCCGCCGAGACGCCGGGGCCGCTCACCCTCGTCGGCCATTCGATGGGCGGCCAGCTCGTCACGCGCTTCCTGGAGGAGGTCCCCGGAATCGCCGACGCGGCCGCGCTCTCGGCGCCGGCCTATGCGGTGGGCGTCGACTCGCCGCTGCCGCCGGGCCCGACGCGGATCGTCGTCGAGATCGTCAATGCGCTCGGCTTCGGCGAGGCCTACGCGCTCGGCGCGGGGCCGTGGGAGGGGCAGGCGAAGCGCCGCGAGCAGCTGCGGCCGTTCCTCTCCACCGACCCGGAGCGCGCCGCGATCCTCACCCGCTGGACCGAGATCAACCCGCCGCTGCGCGTCGGCGGGGCGACCTGGGGCTTCGGGCGCAGCTTCATCCGCTCGGCCCGCACCGTGGTCGAGCCGCAGCGCCTCGCGCGCATCGGCGTGCCGGTGCTGATCGGCTCCGCGGGCAAGGACGCCTTCACCAAGTCCGGCCTGCACGGCCTGGTCGCCGAGAGCATCCCGACCGCGCGGGTGATCACCTACCCGGACGCGCAGCACTGCCTGTTCCTGGAGCGCGACGCGATCCGCGGCGCCTGGATGGAGGCGCTGATCGCGCTCGCGACGACGGGCCGGCTGCCCGGCTGA
- a CDS encoding universal stress protein, with protein MYKTILVPVDLAEPQTSEGALATAARLADMGDGTVRLIYVRPLMPVTYMEYVPASFEEDQQREAEEKLGDIAASVSLPKERVSAVVRLGSIYHEVLQEAEDCGADLVVVGSHRPTMATYLLGSNATQIVRHANSSVLVVR; from the coding sequence ATGTACAAGACGATCCTGGTCCCCGTCGACCTCGCCGAGCCGCAGACCTCGGAGGGCGCGCTCGCCACCGCCGCGCGCCTCGCCGACATGGGCGACGGCACGGTGCGGCTGATCTACGTGCGCCCGCTGATGCCGGTGACCTACATGGAATACGTGCCGGCCTCCTTCGAGGAGGACCAGCAGCGCGAGGCCGAGGAGAAGCTCGGCGACATCGCCGCGAGCGTCTCGCTGCCGAAGGAGCGCGTCTCCGCCGTGGTGCGGCTCGGCTCGATCTATCACGAGGTGCTGCAGGAGGCCGAGGATTGCGGCGCCGACCTCGTCGTGGTCGGCTCGCACCGCCCGACCATGGCGACGTACCTGCTGGGCTCGAACGCCACGCAGATCGTGCGCCACGCCAATTCGTCGGTGCTGGTGGTCCGCTGA
- a CDS encoding MFS transporter, translated as MPNRRLLASPVVFLMTLAFVNWLGFASWQALLNNFAKEAAGFDGFQIGVLQSVREIPGFLAFTAAFLFMIMREQTLAYLSILMLGVGVAMTGYLPSFWGLILTTTIMSVGFHYFETANQALSLQLLTKKEAPGGIGKIYGANAAAQLVAYGGIAGAFMLITPTYEAMFLIAGGATVALGLLAMAGFRRFEGETKQNRGIVLRRRYWLYYALTFLSGARRQIFMAFGAFLLVERFGYEVSALAQLLFVTCAINVVAAPLLGRAIGIFGERATILAENVVLVVVFLGYAFTGSALVAGALFVLDGVFFTLTIAQKTYFQKIGDPADIAPTASVAFTINHIAAVAMPVTFGVIWLTDPSIVFLIGAGIACASLTLAFLVPRHPEAGRETVLARAPKLAAPAE; from the coding sequence GTGCCGAACAGACGCCTTCTCGCCTCGCCCGTCGTCTTCCTGATGACGCTCGCCTTCGTGAACTGGCTCGGCTTCGCGAGCTGGCAGGCGCTGCTCAACAACTTCGCCAAGGAGGCGGCGGGCTTCGACGGCTTCCAGATCGGCGTGCTGCAGTCGGTGCGCGAGATCCCGGGCTTCCTCGCCTTCACCGCCGCCTTCCTGTTCATGATCATGCGCGAGCAGACGCTCGCCTATCTCTCGATCCTGATGCTCGGCGTCGGCGTCGCGATGACGGGCTACCTGCCGTCTTTCTGGGGCCTGATCCTCACGACCACCATCATGTCGGTGGGCTTCCACTATTTCGAGACGGCGAACCAGGCGCTCTCCCTCCAGCTGCTCACGAAGAAGGAAGCGCCGGGCGGCATCGGCAAGATCTACGGCGCCAACGCCGCCGCCCAGCTCGTCGCATACGGCGGCATCGCCGGCGCCTTCATGCTGATCACGCCCACCTACGAGGCGATGTTCCTCATCGCCGGCGGGGCGACGGTGGCGCTCGGCCTCCTCGCCATGGCGGGCTTCCGGCGCTTCGAGGGCGAGACGAAGCAGAACCGGGGCATCGTGCTGCGGCGGCGCTACTGGCTCTACTACGCGCTCACCTTCCTGTCCGGCGCGCGCCGGCAGATCTTCATGGCCTTCGGCGCCTTCCTGCTGGTGGAGCGCTTCGGCTACGAGGTGAGCGCGCTCGCCCAGCTGCTGTTCGTCACCTGCGCGATCAACGTCGTCGCCGCCCCGCTGCTCGGGCGCGCGATCGGGATCTTCGGCGAGCGCGCGACGATCCTCGCCGAGAACGTGGTGCTCGTCGTCGTCTTCCTCGGCTACGCCTTCACCGGCTCTGCGCTGGTGGCGGGGGCGCTGTTCGTGCTCGACGGCGTGTTCTTCACCCTCACCATCGCGCAGAAGACCTATTTCCAGAAGATCGGCGACCCCGCCGACATCGCCCCCACCGCCTCCGTCGCCTTCACCATCAACCACATCGCCGCGGTGGCGATGCCGGTGACCTTCGGCGTGATCTGGCTCACCGACCCCTCGATCGTCTTCCTGATCGGCGCGGGGATCGCCTGCGCATCGCTGACCCTCGCCTTCCTGGTGCCGCGCCATCCGGAGGCGGGGAGGGAGACGGTGCTGGCCCGCGCGCCGAAGCTGGCGGCGCCGGCGGAGTGA
- a CDS encoding nucleoside deaminase, translated as MTDRDADRRFLARAVALSRAHMEKGEGGPFGAVIVRDGEILAEGWNEVTSANDPTAHAEVSAIRRACKAVGDFSLRGATLYTSCEPCPMCLASAFWARVDRIVYANTRADAAAIGFDDAFIYAEIPKDPGERALPAEHLPLEEARAVFQAWLAKPDRVEY; from the coding sequence ATGACCGACCGCGACGCCGACCGCCGTTTCCTCGCCCGCGCCGTGGCGCTTTCGCGCGCGCACATGGAGAAGGGCGAGGGCGGGCCCTTCGGCGCGGTGATCGTGCGCGACGGGGAGATCCTGGCCGAGGGCTGGAACGAGGTCACCTCGGCGAACGACCCCACCGCCCACGCCGAGGTCTCCGCCATCCGCCGCGCCTGCAAGGCGGTGGGCGATTTCTCGCTTCGCGGGGCGACGCTCTACACGAGCTGCGAGCCCTGCCCGATGTGCCTCGCCTCCGCCTTCTGGGCCCGCGTCGACCGCATCGTCTACGCCAACACCCGCGCGGACGCCGCGGCAATCGGCTTCGACGACGCCTTCATCTACGCCGAGATCCCCAAGGACCCGGGCGAGCGCGCGCTCCCCGCAGAGCACCTGCCGCTGGAGGAGGCCCGGGCGGTGTTCCAGGCGTGGCTCGCGAAGCCGGATCGGGTGGAGTACTAG
- the xdhC gene encoding xanthine dehydrogenase accessory protein XdhC yields the protein MTSAYARLADLVAAHGAAALVRVASVQGSAPREAGAAMAVRPDGAFHGTIGGGELEWRALAEARAALAEGRGRLRRLDMQLGPDLGQCCGGRAIVTVETFDARDLADLRTMAEAAAEGVPLAARMDEDGRVARAPTSPRRGGGPREARTGGDEGRHHSPPPVGPAGRRPPLRGGIETLGDALTWLEETAPRPTPLLLFGAGHVGRALVLALAPLPFRVRWIDGRADAFPAHVPANATAVHTDEPGLEIAQAPPGAFVLVMTHSHPLDLALTAGALARADLPHVGLIGSATKRARFEKRFREVGLDEARINDLVCPIGLPGIGDKDPAIIAAATAAQLLQARERALAAAPPMPVAGPSAS from the coding sequence GTGACGAGCGCCTATGCCCGCCTCGCCGATCTCGTCGCCGCCCACGGAGCGGCGGCGCTCGTGCGCGTCGCGTCCGTGCAGGGCTCCGCCCCGCGCGAGGCGGGCGCGGCCATGGCGGTGCGGCCGGACGGCGCGTTCCACGGCACGATCGGCGGCGGCGAGCTGGAATGGCGCGCGCTGGCGGAGGCCCGCGCGGCGCTCGCCGAAGGCCGCGGGAGGCTGCGGCGGCTCGACATGCAGCTGGGGCCCGATCTCGGCCAATGCTGCGGCGGGCGCGCGATCGTGACGGTCGAGACCTTCGACGCGCGGGACCTCGCCGACCTGCGGACGATGGCCGAGGCCGCGGCGGAGGGGGTGCCCCTCGCCGCGCGGATGGACGAGGACGGGCGGGTGGCGCGGGCGCCGACATCTCCCCGCAGGGGAGGTGGGCCGCGCGAAGCGCGGACCGGAGGGGACGAGGGGCGGCATCATTCGCCCCCACCCGTCGGCCCTGCGGGCCGCCGACCTCCCCTGCGGGGAGGTATCGAGACCCTTGGCGACGCTCTGACCTGGCTCGAGGAGACCGCTCCCCGCCCCACCCCGCTCCTGCTCTTCGGCGCGGGCCATGTCGGGCGCGCGCTCGTCCTCGCCCTCGCACCCCTGCCCTTCCGCGTACGCTGGATCGACGGGCGCGCAGACGCCTTCCCGGCCCACGTCCCCGCGAACGCGACGGCGGTGCACACCGACGAGCCCGGGCTCGAGATCGCGCAGGCCCCGCCCGGCGCCTTCGTGCTGGTGATGACCCATTCCCACCCGCTCGACCTGGCGCTCACCGCCGGGGCGCTGGCGCGGGCGGACCTCCCCCATGTCGGGCTGATCGGCTCGGCGACGAAGCGCGCGCGCTTCGAGAAGCGCTTCCGCGAGGTGGGCCTCGACGAGGCGCGCATAAACGATCTCGTCTGCCCGATCGGGCTCCCCGGCATCGGGGACAAGGACCCCGCCATCATCGCCGCCGCCACCGCGGCCCAGCTCCTCCAGGCCCGCGAGCGCGCGCTCGCGGCCGCGCCTCCAATGCCCGTTGCAGGACCTTCCGCATCATGA
- the xdhB gene encoding xanthine dehydrogenase molybdopterin binding subunit, whose translation MNIRHQFDDSGPDSEPLRHVRKPLPHDSARRHVQGAADYIDDVREPQGTLHVAIGMSPKARGTIRSLDLSAVRAHPGVVRVLTAADVPGENDVSPAAGDDPMFAEDRVSFHGQALFAVLAETRDAARRAAHEAVVAIDEERPSVTIEDALDREETVLPDYGFGRGEVEPALAGAPHRLDGSVRIGGQEHFYLEGQAALATPGEEGDIHVLSSTQHPTEVQHVIARVLGIPDAFVTCEVRRMGGGFGGKESQATQWAAIAALGAHLTKRPCKVRLDRDDDFALTGKRHDFRCDFRVGFDGEGVIAGLAVTHNARCGYSADLSQGVVDRTMFHSDNSYYLPAVRIDTRRLLTNTVSNTAFRGFGGPQGMLMIEHVMDRIAWATGRDPLDVRYANLYRAGGNVTPYGQTVEETDTLRALVETLERTSEYRTRRAGIAAFNGRSKILKKGISLTPVKFGISFTLMHLNQAGALVHVYQDGSVHLNHGGTEMGQGLYQKIAQVVAEEFGIAIERVRITATSTGKVPNTAPTAASSGTDLNGMAAKIAAGKIKARMAARAAERFGVPAEEVSFRDDRVFAGNESLTFGELARDCVMHRVHLSEAGFYKTPTISWDRANATGRPFLYFAFGAACSEVLVDTLTGEYKVTRVDILHDVGKSINPAIDIGQIEGGFVQGMGWLTTEELVYDAESGRLRTHAPSTYKIPVASDVPEDFRVALFPNANREETIYRSKAVGEPPIMLANSVFCALADAVHALAPGGAVPLDAPATPEAVLRACEALRGNPLPPRAIG comes from the coding sequence ATGAATATTCGCCACCAGTTCGACGATTCCGGCCCCGATTCCGAGCCGCTGCGCCACGTGCGCAAGCCGCTGCCGCACGATTCGGCGCGCCGTCACGTCCAGGGCGCGGCGGACTACATCGACGACGTCCGCGAGCCGCAGGGCACGCTCCACGTCGCGATCGGGATGTCGCCGAAGGCGCGCGGGACGATCCGCTCGCTCGACCTCTCCGCCGTGCGCGCGCATCCCGGCGTCGTGCGCGTGCTGACCGCCGCCGACGTGCCCGGCGAGAACGACGTCTCTCCGGCCGCCGGCGACGACCCGATGTTCGCGGAGGATCGCGTGTCCTTCCACGGCCAGGCGCTCTTCGCCGTCTTGGCCGAGACCCGCGACGCGGCGCGCCGGGCGGCGCACGAGGCCGTCGTCGCCATCGACGAGGAGCGCCCGAGCGTCACGATCGAGGACGCGCTCGACCGCGAGGAGACGGTGCTGCCGGATTACGGCTTCGGCCGCGGCGAGGTGGAGCCGGCGCTCGCCGGCGCGCCGCACCGGCTGGACGGCAGCGTCCGCATCGGCGGCCAGGAGCACTTCTATCTCGAGGGCCAGGCCGCGCTCGCCACGCCCGGCGAGGAGGGGGACATCCACGTCCTCTCCTCGACCCAGCACCCGACCGAGGTGCAGCACGTGATCGCCCGGGTGCTCGGCATCCCGGACGCGTTCGTCACCTGCGAGGTGCGGCGCATGGGCGGCGGCTTCGGCGGCAAGGAGAGCCAAGCGACGCAATGGGCCGCCATCGCGGCGCTGGGCGCGCATCTGACGAAGCGCCCCTGCAAGGTGCGGCTCGACCGCGACGACGATTTCGCGCTGACCGGCAAGCGCCACGATTTCCGCTGCGACTTCCGCGTCGGCTTCGACGGCGAGGGCGTGATCGCGGGCCTCGCGGTCACGCACAACGCCCGCTGCGGCTACTCGGCGGACCTGTCCCAGGGCGTCGTCGACCGCACGATGTTCCACTCGGACAACTCGTACTATCTCCCGGCGGTGCGCATCGATACGCGCCGGCTCCTCACCAACACCGTCTCGAACACCGCCTTCCGCGGCTTCGGCGGCCCGCAGGGCATGCTGATGATCGAGCACGTGATGGACCGCATCGCCTGGGCCACCGGCCGCGATCCGCTCGACGTGCGCTACGCCAACCTCTACCGCGCCGGCGGGAACGTCACGCCCTACGGGCAGACGGTGGAGGAGACCGACACGCTGCGCGCGCTCGTCGAGACGCTGGAGCGCACGAGCGAATACCGCACGCGGCGCGCCGGCATCGCCGCCTTCAACGGCCGCTCGAAGATCCTCAAGAAGGGCATCAGCCTCACGCCGGTGAAGTTCGGCATCTCCTTCACCTTGATGCACCTGAACCAGGCGGGCGCGCTCGTCCACGTCTACCAGGACGGCTCGGTCCACCTGAACCACGGCGGCACCGAGATGGGCCAGGGGCTCTACCAGAAGATCGCCCAGGTGGTGGCGGAGGAGTTCGGCATCGCCATCGAGCGGGTGCGCATCACCGCCACCTCGACGGGCAAGGTGCCCAACACCGCGCCGACCGCCGCCTCCTCGGGCACCGACCTCAACGGCATGGCGGCGAAGATCGCCGCGGGGAAGATCAAGGCGCGCATGGCGGCGCGGGCGGCGGAGCGCTTCGGCGTGCCGGCCGAGGAGGTGTCGTTCCGCGACGACCGGGTGTTCGCCGGCAACGAGAGCCTGACCTTCGGCGAGCTGGCGCGCGATTGCGTGATGCACCGCGTCCACCTCTCGGAGGCGGGCTTCTACAAGACGCCGACCATCTCCTGGGACCGGGCGAACGCGACGGGCCGGCCGTTCCTCTATTTCGCCTTCGGCGCGGCCTGCTCGGAGGTGCTCGTCGACACGCTGACCGGCGAATACAAGGTCACGCGCGTCGACATCCTCCACGACGTCGGCAAGTCCATCAACCCGGCGATCGACATCGGCCAGATCGAGGGCGGCTTCGTGCAGGGCATGGGCTGGCTGACGACGGAGGAGCTGGTCTACGACGCCGAGAGCGGCCGGCTGCGCACGCATGCGCCCTCCACCTACAAGATCCCCGTCGCCTCCGACGTGCCGGAGGATTTCCGCGTCGCGCTCTTCCCCAACGCCAACCGCGAGGAGACGATCTACCGCTCGAAGGCGGTGGGCGAGCCGCCGATCATGCTGGCGAACAGCGTGTTCTGCGCGCTCGCCGACGCGGTGCACGCGCTCGCTCCCGGCGGGGCCGTGCCGCTCGACGCGCCGGCGACGCCGGAGGCGGTTCTGCGCGCCTGCGAGGCGCTGCGCGGCAATCCGCTGCCGCCGAGAGCCATCGGGTGA
- the xdhA gene encoding xanthine dehydrogenase small subunit → MRDAIRFTRNGQVREIRGAHPRTTLLDWLRLSERRTGTKEGCAEGDCGACTVALGRLVDGRVVYEPVNACILLIGQCDGADVVAVEDIAADGALHPVQEAMVAHHGSQCGFCTPGIVMSLFTLYEEGARPVAREAVNDALAGNLCRCTGYRPIVDAALDACAAPKDRRFETHREAAARALAELEREKADLFVGDEGRFFAAPASEESLAALLARHPDATILAGATDVGLWITKALMEIEKIVWLGRVESLREVRATPETLTLGAMVSHADANEALAAIDPDLGELMRRFGSVQVRASGTVGGNIANGSPIGDLPPALIALGATLHLAGAGRARTLPLEDFFLAYRKQDREPGEYVRAVEIDKLRKHDLFRCYKVTKRFDEDISAVMGAFRFRLDGRRIAAARIAFGGMAGTPARAPLTETALVGLDLDDELAWAPALDALARDYRPMSDHRASAEYRALVARNLLFKALAEAAGEGDTRVAPRVGLAAAE, encoded by the coding sequence ATGAGGGACGCGATCCGGTTCACCAGGAACGGCCAGGTCCGCGAGATCCGCGGCGCGCATCCGCGCACGACGCTGCTCGACTGGCTGCGGCTCTCCGAGCGGCGGACCGGCACGAAGGAGGGCTGCGCGGAGGGCGATTGCGGGGCCTGCACCGTGGCGCTCGGGCGGCTGGTCGACGGGCGCGTCGTCTACGAGCCGGTGAATGCCTGCATCCTGCTCATCGGCCAGTGCGACGGGGCGGACGTCGTCGCCGTGGAGGACATCGCGGCCGACGGGGCGCTGCACCCGGTCCAGGAGGCGATGGTGGCGCATCACGGCTCGCAATGCGGCTTCTGCACGCCGGGCATCGTGATGAGCCTGTTCACGCTCTACGAGGAGGGCGCGCGGCCGGTGGCGCGCGAGGCGGTGAACGACGCGCTCGCGGGGAACCTGTGCCGCTGCACGGGCTACCGCCCGATCGTCGACGCCGCCCTCGACGCCTGCGCGGCGCCGAAGGACCGGCGCTTCGAGACGCATCGGGAAGCGGCCGCCCGCGCGCTGGCGGAGCTCGAGCGGGAGAAGGCGGACCTGTTCGTGGGCGACGAGGGCCGCTTCTTCGCCGCCCCGGCCTCCGAGGAGAGCCTCGCGGCGCTGCTCGCCCGCCATCCCGACGCGACGATCCTCGCCGGCGCCACGGATGTCGGGCTGTGGATCACCAAGGCCCTGATGGAGATCGAGAAGATCGTCTGGCTCGGGCGCGTCGAGAGCCTGCGCGAGGTGCGCGCGACGCCGGAGACGCTGACCCTCGGCGCCATGGTCTCGCACGCGGACGCGAACGAGGCGCTCGCGGCCATCGACCCGGATCTCGGCGAGCTGATGCGGCGCTTCGGCTCGGTGCAGGTGCGCGCCTCGGGGACGGTCGGCGGCAACATCGCCAACGGCTCGCCCATCGGCGACCTGCCGCCGGCGCTGATCGCGCTCGGCGCGACGCTGCATCTCGCGGGCGCCGGGCGCGCGCGCACGCTGCCGCTCGAGGACTTCTTCCTCGCCTACCGCAAGCAGGACCGGGAGCCCGGCGAGTACGTGCGCGCCGTCGAGATCGACAAGCTGCGCAAGCACGACCTCTTCCGCTGCTACAAGGTGACGAAGCGCTTCGACGAGGACATCTCGGCCGTGATGGGCGCCTTCCGCTTCCGGCTCGACGGCCGGCGCATCGCCGCGGCGCGCATCGCCTTCGGCGGCATGGCCGGGACGCCCGCGCGCGCGCCGCTCACCGAGACGGCGCTCGTCGGGCTCGACCTCGACGACGAGCTCGCCTGGGCGCCCGCCCTCGACGCGTTGGCGCGGGACTACCGGCCGATGTCGGATCATCGCGCCTCGGCGGAGTACCGGGCGCTGGTGGCCCGAAACCTGCTCTTCAAGGCGCTGGCGGAGGCCGCGGGCGAGGGCGATACCCGCGTCGCGCCCCGCGTCGGCCTCGCCGCCGCCGAATGA
- a CDS encoding DNA-binding protein — protein sequence MSDVAREFGFTLNYRIPVGADADGLVERLGEAGCTDALVGTGTPGRLALAFARQAPSAVEAVRTALADVKRAIPDAVLVEAQPDLVGLSDVAEMLGMSRQNVRKLMLAHRDFPLPVHEGASSLWHLSDVLAWFERRRGDASTHAELREVSAATLEVNLAAQARRYPLRPAADLERLVG from the coding sequence ATGAGTGACGTCGCCAGGGAATTCGGCTTCACGCTGAACTATCGCATTCCGGTCGGTGCGGACGCCGATGGGCTGGTCGAGCGCCTCGGCGAGGCGGGGTGCACGGACGCCCTCGTCGGGACCGGGACGCCCGGCCGCCTCGCTCTCGCGTTCGCCCGGCAGGCGCCGAGCGCGGTCGAGGCCGTCCGGACGGCGCTGGCGGACGTGAAGCGCGCCATCCCGGACGCCGTCCTCGTGGAGGCGCAGCCGGATCTCGTCGGGCTGAGCGATGTCGCGGAGATGCTGGGCATGTCCCGGCAGAACGTGCGCAAGCTCATGCTCGCCCATCGGGACTTCCCGCTTCCCGTACACGAGGGCGCCTCCTCGCTCTGGCATCTCAGCGACGTGCTGGCCTGGTTCGAGCGAAGGCGGGGCGACGCGTCGACCCACGCCGAGCTGCGCGAGGTCTCCGCGGCGACGCTGGAGGTGAATCTCGCCGCACAGGCTCGGCGCTACCCGCTGCGACCGGCGGCGGATCTCGAGCGTCTCGTCGGCTGA
- the speD gene encoding adenosylmethionine decarboxylase — MLKDARLAELGMNFTLHDAGVQTKEVSTDRNSAAERGKIDNQSIAAAVATEPEATRHDESLDHFVEKDGLRFAGTHLIVDLWEASRLDDLPAVEDALRRATEAAGATLLNIDLHHFTPNGGISGVAVLAESHISIHTWPERAYAAIDIFMCGDARPHEAIKVLREAFAPAQIQLAEHKRGMVSC; from the coding sequence ATGCTGAAAGACGCCCGCCTCGCCGAATTGGGGATGAACTTCACCCTGCATGACGCAGGCGTTCAAACCAAAGAGGTGAGCACCGATCGGAATTCCGCCGCGGAGCGGGGCAAGATCGACAACCAATCGATCGCTGCGGCGGTTGCAACCGAGCCGGAAGCGACCCGGCACGACGAGAGCCTCGACCATTTCGTCGAGAAGGACGGCCTGCGTTTCGCGGGCACGCACCTGATCGTGGATCTGTGGGAGGCCTCGCGTCTCGACGATCTGCCGGCGGTGGAGGACGCGCTGCGGCGCGCCACCGAGGCCGCGGGGGCGACGCTGCTCAACATCGACCTCCACCATTTCACGCCCAACGGCGGGATCTCGGGGGTCGCGGTGCTGGCGGAGAGCCACATCTCCATCCACACCTGGCCCGAGCGCGCCTACGCCGCGATCGACATCTTCATGTGCGGCGACGCGCGCCCGCACGAGGCGATCAAGGTGCTGCGCGAGGCGTTCGCGCCGGCGCAGATCCAGCTCGCGGAGCACAAGCGCGGGATGGTCTCGTGCTGA
- the speE gene encoding polyamine aminopropyltransferase — MLSFAEAIHDGWGQSFRVDRLVHYEKTDLWELVIFDNASFGRVLALDGVVQLTERDHHVYHEMIAHTPILAHGSVREVLVIGGGDGGVLREALRHAGVRVTLVEIDARVIETARRHLPFVCADAFDHPRAEIVVGDGLAYVRDTDRRFDVIVVDSTDPVGPAAALFTEDFYRDCRRCLAPGGVLVTQAGVPFFQGPQIAAAHRVFSGLFAHAAFYLAHVPTYTGGPMALGFASDTDLAPGDLATLRARYEAVGLKTRYYAPDVHVGAFALPPEVRMLFSASSG, encoded by the coding sequence GTGCTGAGCTTCGCGGAGGCGATCCACGACGGCTGGGGGCAGAGCTTTCGGGTCGATCGGCTCGTGCATTACGAGAAGACCGACCTCTGGGAGCTCGTGATCTTCGACAACGCCTCCTTCGGCCGCGTGCTCGCCCTCGACGGGGTGGTCCAGCTCACCGAGCGGGACCACCACGTCTACCATGAGATGATCGCGCACACGCCGATCCTCGCGCACGGTTCGGTGCGCGAGGTGCTCGTGATCGGCGGCGGCGACGGCGGCGTCCTGCGCGAGGCGCTGCGCCACGCGGGCGTGCGCGTCACCCTCGTCGAGATCGACGCGCGCGTCATCGAGACGGCGCGCAGGCATCTGCCCTTCGTCTGCGCCGACGCCTTCGACCATCCCCGCGCCGAGATCGTCGTCGGCGACGGGCTCGCCTACGTGCGCGACACGGACCGGCGCTTCGACGTGATCGTGGTCGATTCGACCGACCCCGTCGGCCCGGCGGCGGCGCTCTTCACCGAGGATTTCTACCGCGATTGCCGGCGCTGCCTCGCGCCCGGCGGCGTGCTCGTCACCCAGGCGGGCGTGCCCTTCTTCCAGGGCCCGCAGATCGCCGCCGCGCATCGGGTGTTCTCCGGCCTGTTCGCGCACGCCGCCTTCTACCTCGCCCACGTGCCGACCTATACCGGCGGCCCGATGGCGCTCGGCTTCGCTTCGGACACCGACCTCGCGCCGGGCGACCTCGCGACCCTGCGCGCCCGCTACGAGGCGGTGGGGCTGAAGACGCGCTACTACGCGCCCGATGTGCATGTGGGGGCGTTCGCGCTGCCGCCGGAGGTGCGGATGCTCTTTTCGGCGAGCTCGGGATAG
- a CDS encoding inositol monophosphatase family protein gives MIRTPLMTVMVDAVMKAARTLKRDFGEVENLQVSRKGPSDFVSAADRKAEATLREALAKARPGYGFVLEEGGVVEGGDKANTWHVDPLDGTTNFLHGIPQFAISVGLERDGKIVAGVIYDPIKDELYVAEKGQGAYLNNRRLRVSARTDLTDCLIACGIPFLGHGNHPEFLREFATIMPKVAGIRRFGSAALDLAAVAAGRVDGYWERYLNTYDIAAGLILVREAGGFVADAEGGEQMLAKGSVVAGNETVQRELLRIVRAAAKAG, from the coding sequence ATGATCCGCACCCCGCTCATGACCGTGATGGTCGACGCCGTGATGAAGGCCGCGCGCACGCTCAAGCGCGACTTCGGCGAGGTCGAGAACCTGCAGGTGTCCCGCAAGGGCCCGAGCGACTTCGTCTCCGCCGCCGACCGCAAGGCCGAGGCGACGCTGCGCGAGGCGCTGGCCAAGGCCCGGCCGGGCTATGGCTTCGTGCTGGAGGAGGGCGGCGTCGTCGAGGGCGGGGACAAGGCGAACACCTGGCACGTCGATCCGCTCGACGGCACCACGAACTTCCTGCACGGCATCCCCCAGTTCGCCATCTCGGTCGGCCTCGAGCGCGACGGCAAGATCGTCGCCGGCGTGATCTACGATCCGATCAAGGACGAGCTCTACGTCGCCGAGAAGGGCCAGGGCGCCTACCTCAACAATCGCCGCCTGCGCGTCTCGGCGCGCACCGACCTGACCGACTGCCTGATCGCCTGCGGCATCCCCTTCCTCGGGCATGGCAACCATCCGGAATTCCTCCGCGAGTTCGCGACGATCATGCCGAAGGTCGCCGGCATCCGCCGCTTCGGGTCGGCCGCGCTCGACCTCGCCGCCGTGGCGGCGGGGCGCGTCGACGGCTATTGGGAGCGGTACCTGAACACCTACGACATCGCCGCCGGGCTCATCCTGGTGCGCGAGGCGGGCGGCTTCGTCGCCGATGCGGAGGGCGGCGAGCAGATGCTGGCGAAGGGGTCCGTCGTCGCCGGAAACGAGACGGTCCAGCGCGAGCTGCTGCGCATCGTGCGCGCCGCGGCGAAGGCGGGCTGA